The Ficedula albicollis isolate OC2 chromosome 1, FicAlb1.5, whole genome shotgun sequence nucleotide sequence cccccccccccccccccccccccccccccccccccccccccccccccccccccccccccccccccccccccccccccccccccccccccccccccccccccccccccccccccccccccccccccccccccccccccccccccccccccccccccccccccccccccccccccccccccccccccccccccccccccccccccccccccccccccccccccccccccccccccccccccccccccccccccccccccccccccccccccccccccccccccccccccccccccccccccccccccccccccccccccccccccccccccccccccccccccccccccccccccccccccccccccccccccccccccccccccccccccccccccccccccccccccccccccccccccccccccccccccccccccccccccccccccccccccccccccccccccccccccccccccccccccccccccccccccccccccccccccccccccccccccccccccccccccccccccccccccccccccccccccccccccccccccccccccccccccccccccccccccccccccccccccccccccccccccccccccccccccccccccccccccccccccccccccccccccccccccccccccccccccccccccccccccccccccccccccccccccccccccccccccccccccccccccccccccccccccccccccccccccccccccccccccccccccccccccccccccccccccccccccccccccccccccccccccccccccccccccccccccccccccccccccccccccccccccccccccccccccccccccccccccccccccccccccccccccccccccccccccccccccccccccccccccccccccccccccccccccccccccccccccccccccccccccccccccccccccccccccccccccccccccccccccccccccccccccccccccccccccccccccccccccccccccccccccccccccccccccccccccccccccccccccccccccccccccccccccccccccccccccccccccccccccccccccccccccccccccccccccccccccccccccccccccccccccccccccccccccccccccccccccccccccccccccccccccccccccccccccccccccccccccccccccccccccccccccccccccccccccccccccccccccccccccccccccccccccccccccccccccccccccccccccccccccccccccccccccccccccccccccccccccccccccccccccccccccccccccccccccccccccccccccccccccccccccccccccccccccccccccccccccccccccccccccccccccccccccccccccccccccccccccccccccccccccccccccccccccccccccccccccccccccccccccccccccccccccccccccccccccccccccccccccccccccccccccccccccccccccccccccccccccccccccccccccccccccccccccccccccccccccccccccccccccccccccccccccccccccccccccccccccccccccccccccccccccccccccccccccccccccccccccccccccccccccccccccccccccccccccccccccccccccccccccccccccccccccccccccccccccccccccccccccccccccccccccccccccccccccccccccccccccccccccccccccccccccccccccccccccccccccccccccccccccccccccccccccccccccccccccccccccccccccccccccccccccccccccccccccccccccccccccccccccccccccccccccccccccccccccccccccccccccccccccccccccccccccccccccccccccccccccccccccccccccccccccccccccccccccccccccccccccccccccccccccccccccccccccccccccccccccccccccccccccccccccccccccccccccccccccccccccccccccccccccccccccccccccccccccccccccccccccccccccccccccccccccccccccccccccccccccccccccccccccccccccccccccccccccccccccccccccccccccccccccccccccccccccccccccccccccccccccccccccccccccccccccccccccccccccccccccccccccccccccccccccccccccccccccccccccccccccccccccccccccccccccccccccccccccccccccccccccccccccccccccccccccccccccccccccccccccccccccccccccccccccccccccccccccccccccccccccccccccccccccccccccccccccccccccccccccccccgtggccTTGCCACGGGAGGGAGTATCATTAGCCCAGAAGTAAGAGTGGGAGTGTGAACTGAGAGTGAACTGAGGTTCAGTCAGAGGACTGAGGGGAATGATGAGGAGTTGAGTTTTAGGGCATGAGGGAGAAATCAGGTGAGGATTTACACAGTTATGTTCTCTGTTAGTGCTTTGTTCATTCTTCTCCTGACAATTTGTCCCTGCTTTTCTGAGCTCACCATGCCCTGGCCACTGGGCCCAGTCGGACTTGGCAAGTACATTTGGTGTGCTGGATGCAGCTGCTTTGTAAGGCACAAGCTGATGTTCAGCACTCACATCAGTTATTCCTGACAAGTGCTTCAGGTGCTTGGCAGGTGGAGACACAGATCCTGTTTTAAGAGTGTGCTTTGTTTTGGAGAACTTCCAGATCTTCTGTGAAGTCAGTGTTCATGTACAGTTTTTCTCCCACCGTGTCTTTTCTAGTCATCCCAAAGTTCTGCAGAATAAACAACGGGGACTGTGAGCAGTTCTGCAGCGTCAGGAGAGATGGACGGAAGGATGTAGTGTGCTCCTGTGCAGATGGCTATGCTCTAGCAGAGGATGGCAAGCACTGTGTTGCAACAGGTACGAAGGCATGTGATAAACCAATAGCAGTGGTGGTGAGACTTGGTTCACAGTTGAGGGATGGCTTGGTTTACAGCTGAAGGATTTCTTTTGAACCAGCAGTATCCTGCATGATGTAGACTCAATATTGAGGCCAACtgctttgtatttcaaaagCTTTCCATTTGTGAGGTGCTGTGATGGAGTGGATCAAAATCTAGGTGATTTGGATCCTTTGCAAGGTGCATCTCAGTGAGGCCTGTCAGAGTAAATTCTTCTGTTAACAAGAGAATTAAACATTGTATAATCAGAGAATATCCTGTTTTGAAAAGAATCCTCAATGATCGTCAAAGTGCAACTCCTGGTCTATGACTAGACTGCCCCAAAAATAACTCCATGTGCCTGAAAGTGTTCTCCAGGCAGTTCTTGAACTCTGTCTGGCTTGGAGCCTTGATTACTTCCCTGGTGAACCTGTTCGggtgcccaaccaccctcttAATGAAGAACCTTTTCGTAATACCCAGCCTAAATCTCCCCTGTCACAACTTCTGCCATTCTCTCAGGTTTCTTTatggaaagggctgtccagcAATGGAATGgactccccagggaaatggtggTTTCAGCATCCCTGGATATTTTCATGAAACAGCCGAATGTGACACTTCCGGCTATCGTCTGATTAACAAGGTGGTGATCTGTCAAAGGTTGAATTCAATGACCTTGtaggtctttttcaacctaaagGATTCTGTGATACCGTGTCCTATCCCTcgtcaccacagagaagagatcagtgcctgctcctcctcttcccctcaggaGAAAGTTGTGGACCACAGTGAAGtctcccctctgcctcctcttctccaggctgaacagaccgAGTGacctcacacagcttcccttCAAGTCCCTGCACCATCTTTATTCCCCTCATTTGGGTGCTTTCCAAGAGCTTTATACCCTTCTTAAATTTAGATGCCAAAAACCGTACAAGGGACTCAAGGTGAGCCCACACTGAGAAAAGTGACCATGGTAGGATCTTTGCTAAAACATTTACAGGCCATACGAAAGAGCAggtcacaaaaaaaattatactttacATTGCACTTAACCTTATCAATTTGTAACTGAAGAGATTGGATAAGTATGATTAGCACTATGTACATATGTAcaattttgctgtatttcaaaATGCCACAGGTGAGGGATAAGTCAACAATTTAGAGATCGTGTCaggttttatatattttatagctAATAACAAATTGCTGTCATTAGCCATATTATTCCTAAAATAAAGCACTTCACACAGTTTCCAAATTAAGTCAATTTAATTAAGAGGAGCTACATGAATATATCAATGTAAATAATTGGAGATGATGTATTAAATTTAAATACTATTAAAATATGATTGCGAGACAGAAGCTGAAGGAGAGGCTTCACGATGTGAAAATAGAAATCGTTTTTCAAACTGTATGGTCTTACTTCTGCATGTGCTAAGGCATTGTTATTGTCTGAAAAATGAGGAAGCAGGACTATATATTTTAAGATGGTATTTCCAAGGAGTTTGTTCTTGTTCTGGTGTGTCTCTCCATCTTCAATTTTAATGTTCTTCTCTTTACAGTAAAATACCCTTGTGGAAAAGTATTtgtggcaaggaaaaaaaggtctGTTCTTTCACCTGCTGACTACAGCAATGGAACAAGGGATCAAGGAAAACCTCCTGCAAATGAGATGAGCGTGGAGGAAAACTTTGCAGTTACCACAGAAAGCCCAACCCCTCCACCTGACAACAGAACAAGCAGCAGGAATCCTTATGCCACTACCAGGATAGTTGGTGGGGATGAGTGTCGCCCTGGCCAATGCCCATGGCAGGTAAATGGAGGGGGTTGTGCTCTGCATGTGGGCAGAGTGTCTCTGAGGGAAGATGAGCAGTGGCTCCTTCCAGCTGGCTGCCTTCTGAACGTGGCCCATGTCGTGTGCCAGTGGCAGGAGATGTGGCTGAGCTGTGTGACCCTGGGCACTTGGATGTGCTGTTCTGCAAACTGCAGCCTCGTGGTGtcaaaagaaaaggctttgtgcCATTCTAGGTGGAACTGCCTACCCTATCCCCAGAGAGGACTTTTGGATCGTGCTGGTGTCCCAGGCTGCTtttgcaggttttattttggttcTGTCTGAGACCATCCACTCAGGCAGCACACCTGAGAGCAGGGTGATAAAGCAGATAAAGCCAGTGTTTTCCTTCACCTAGACACCCTCATGTCTCACTTCTACTCTTGAGTTTGAGGCAAACTCTTGAGTCATTTGAGCCAAAATGGATTCCTGCATTTGGGACATTCTTTGACGGGTCAGTCCAAGGGATGGGGTGATCCAGAGTCGTGCTCATTCAGTCAGTGCCTGAGGGACATTGCTCAGCACTGGGAGTGAAGTAATGTGGAAGCCAAATGTTAGCTTCACATAAAGACAGTCGAGACTCTGTAGCAGTAGAAGTCAATCTGTAGCCTCTGCACCTGGGAGTGCAATACTAGGAGAGACCTGGAGGGCCAGGCACATGTTGCAGTGAGAAGCATCTCTGCAGTATGCAGAGAAGTCTGTTAGCTCTTTATAGCTCATCGACATTAAACTGCActtcttccttctgcctttACCTTTTTGCTTCCCAGGCTGTTCTGTTAAACGAGGAAGGAGAAGAGTTTTGTGGTGGAACtattctgaatgaaaattttatacTTACTGCAGCTCACTGCATAAACCAATCCAAAGAAATCAAAGTTGTTGTTGGTGAGTGATTATTTCTTGTCCTCCTCTGAGGTGGGACTATCTGTTGTGCCTAACCTTCTGTGCCTTAAATCTCCTGTGAGATGGACTCATGATTTATTAAGGTTTGCTACCTTCTTGCTGTGCTCTGTAATTTCTTGTTATTGTGAACATCCTGCTTTGTAAcaacaggagcagctgatgtGGAACGTGACAATGGTGTGTCTCTTTCTTCTCTACCAGCTAACTGGAATTGATTGCAGTCAAATATTCTAGAAATGTTGGTTGTCAATATgttcagcagagcagtgcttcTGCAGGAAGCTCATCATTCCTGGCACTTCAGAAGCATCCAGATTTGTTCCTGCAGGAACCCTCAGGAAAGCCATGCTCCATTGAATAGAGCATAAAGGAACAAACTGAGATTTATCAGTGTTTCCCTCTTGAGCcagggcaccccccccccccccccccccccccccccccccccccccccccccccccccccccccccccccccccccccccccccccccccccccccccccccccccccccccccccccccccccccccccccccccccccccccccccccccccccccccccccccccccccccccccccccccccccccccccccccccccccccccccccccccccccccccccccccccccccccccccccccccccccccccccccccccccccccccccccccccccccccccccccccccccccccccccccccccccccccccccccccccccccccccccccccccccccccccccccccccccccccccccccccccccccccccccccccccccccccccccccccccccccccccccccccccccccccccccccccccccccccccccccccccccccccccccccccccccccccccccccccccccccccccccccccccccccccccccccccccccccccccccccccccccccccccccccccccccccccccccccccccccccccccccccccccccccccccccccccccccccccccccccccccccccccccccccccccccccccccccccccccccccccccccccccccccccccccccccccccccccccccccccccccccccccccccccccccccccccccccccccccccccccccccccccccccccccccccccccccccccccccccccccccccccccccccccccccccccccccccccccccccccccccccccccccccccccccccccccccccccccccccccccccccccccccccccccccccccccccccccccccccccccccccccccccccccccccccccccccccccccccccccccccccccccccccccccccccccccccccccccccccccccccccccccccccccccccccccccccccccccccccccccccccccccccccccccccccccccccccccccccccccccccccccccccccccccccccccccccccccccccccccccccccccccccccccccccccccccccccccccccccccccccccccccccccccccccccccccccccccccccccccccccccccccccccccccccccccccccccccccccccccccccccccccccccccccccccccccccccccccccccccccccccccccccccccccccccccccccccccccccccccccccccccccccccccccccccccccccccccccccccccccccccccccccccccccccccccccccccccccccccccccccccccccccccccccccccccccccccccccccccccccccccccccccccccccccccccccccccccccccccccccccccccccccccccccccccccccccccccccccccccccccccccccccccccccccccccccccccccccccccccccccccccccccccccccccccccccccccccccccccccccccccccccccccccccccccccccccccccccccccccccccccccccccccccccccccccccccccccccccccccccccccccccccccccccccccccccccccccccccccccccccccccccccccccccccccccccccccccccccccccccccccccccccccccccccccccccccccccccccccccccccccccccccccccccccccccccccccccccccccccccccaaggatGCTTGCCAAGGAGACAGTGGTGGCCCCCATGTGACCAGATATAAGGATACTTACTTTGTTACTGGAATTGTTAGCTGGGGGGAAGGATGTGCAAGGAAAGGCAAATATGGTGTCTATACCAAACTGTCCCGGTTCTTGCGTTGGGTAAGAACAGTCATGAGTTTGTAGTGGTGGTGTGTGCCCTGACGTGCCCTGATCCTTCTTATTGGCTGCCAAGGTACAGGATTGGTGTTGGAAAGTTTCTTTTTGTGCACATCTGCTAAGTTTGTTTTGAGATCTGATTCCTTAAAGTTATGGTCTGCTTCCATTTGTATTATTCCTGGTTCTAAAGCACATCTTTGTGGACTGTGGAGGTGTTTGGAATTGGTTGAAAGAGGGAATTTCCCCAAGCAAAAAGGCTGCTGTGTTGtgtctttgtcttcttttcattatttatcaATAGTCACTTTGGTTGCTCTCTGTTGACACAAGTGCCTCTGACTGAGACTCCTAAACATGTTCTGAACAGTCACTAATAATGATGAAAGCCAGAAGGATGGGTCAATCAATCCTCATATTGCTGTCATCTGGCTCAGCAGGGAGTTTGTCCATACTGGAGCCACATAGCTTCTACCTGTAGAAGTGTTCAGAAGAATAAGGGAGAAGGAGATCttgtttttgtaattaaatttgtaattaaatttttgTAATTGTAATCTTTATAaggatttttcttcactttagATTTATCCGTACATTCTGCTCATCAGAAGAATATACGTGCATGGTCACTATTTTTCCTATCTTGTTCTGGATTGTATGTAGGCATTGATTGTATGTATGGCTGAGGATTGGAAAGCTCCTTGCAAGTGGCTTGTTCTAGATGTTTCTGTTAGGTGCATTATTGATGTACTCcagcatttgaaataaaacattctttctcttctgttcttgtttactggtttgtttttctttataataagcccagctccatcagcctcTATGAATTGTGTGTTCTACCCCATAACAATTCTGATGGCTTTTCTAAGGCTCCTCCAATCACTTATGCTCCCCTGTGCTCTGCGGAACACTGAACTTCATTAGACACCTGCTACATCTCTCTCAGGCTTTAGCTGATACTGGCTCCTTTCACATAGCAGGTGCCGTGGGCAAAGCAGACTGACAAATTCAACGTA carries:
- the LOC101819399 gene encoding coagulation factor X-like — encoded protein: MRSSVKSVFMYSFSPTVSFLVIPKFCRINNGDCEQFCSVRRDGRKDVVCSCADGYALAEDGKHCVATVKYPCGKVFVARKKRSVLSPADYSNGTRDQGKPPANEMSVEENFAVTTESPTPPPDNRTSSRNPYATTRIVGGDECRPGQCPWQAVLLNEEGEEFCGGTILNENFILTAAHCINQSKEIKVVVGE